One Megamonas hypermegale genomic window carries:
- a CDS encoding HAD family hydrolase produces the protein MLTDKKFIFFDMDGTLIDSVGVWNQIDQKLIENQTNKIVDEIIIQNDRDTQLQKFSSEVNPYLCYCQYLKEKYKFQLSPEEIIKLRYEIAQDFLQNIIDYKPQADLIIKKLKEKNFTLAITTTTKRTNMEIYRTLNKNIISKAPLDEYFDLIYTREDVAKIKPNPEVYLKAMQAFNAKLEQCIVFEDSLVGIKAAKNAGLKTVAIYDKYSNNDIEEIKQQADFFINNYAELLSIIENL, from the coding sequence ATGCTAACAGATAAAAAATTCATCTTTTTTGATATGGACGGCACATTGATTGATTCAGTCGGCGTTTGGAACCAAATCGACCAAAAACTCATCGAAAATCAAACCAATAAAATAGTTGATGAAATAATTATTCAAAACGACCGCGATACACAACTTCAAAAATTCAGCTCAGAAGTAAATCCTTATCTATGCTATTGCCAATATCTAAAAGAGAAATACAAATTCCAATTATCCCCAGAAGAAATCATAAAACTACGCTATGAAATAGCTCAAGATTTTCTTCAAAATATAATTGATTATAAACCGCAAGCCGATTTAATCATAAAAAAATTAAAAGAAAAAAATTTCACTCTTGCGATAACTACAACGACTAAACGAACTAATATGGAAATATACCGCACTTTAAATAAAAATATCATCTCTAAAGCACCACTTGATGAATATTTTGATTTGATTTACACACGTGAAGATGTTGCTAAAATTAAACCAAATCCAGAAGTTTATTTAAAAGCCATGCAAGCATTTAATGCTAAACTAGAACAGTGTATCGTCTTTGAAGATTCTTTAGTAGGCATTAAAGCAGCTAAAAATGCAGGTTTAAAAACGGTTGCTATCTATGATAAATACTCTAATAATGATATTGAAGAAATAAAACAACAAGCTGATTTTTTTATCAATAATTACGCCGAACTTCTTTCAATCATTGAAAACTTATAA
- the rpsO gene encoding 30S ribosomal protein S15, giving the protein MLTQEQKLQIIQDNATHEGDTGSPEVQVAILTARIAYLTEHLKKNKKDHHSRRGLLKMVGKRRRLLSYLYDVDVERYRALIAKLNLRK; this is encoded by the coding sequence ATGTTAACTCAGGAACAGAAATTACAGATTATCCAAGATAATGCAACTCATGAAGGAGATACTGGTTCTCCAGAAGTACAGGTTGCTATTTTAACTGCACGTATTGCTTACCTTACTGAACATCTTAAAAAGAACAAAAAAGACCATCATTCCCGTCGTGGCTTATTAAAAATGGTTGGTAAACGTAGAAGACTTTTGAGCTACTTATATGATGTTGATGTAGAACGTTATCGTGCTCTTATCGCAAAATTAAATTTACGTAAATAA